The following proteins are encoded in a genomic region of Armatimonadota bacterium:
- a CDS encoding RNA polymerase sigma factor codes for MNSRDEETRIRIEEVFRLESRRAFAVLVRHFGDFDLAEDALQDAFRAALESWPQTGLPDRPLAWLVSTARHKALDVLRRRARTDALTPADEALLANDPTSDTPDLGTVGDEVLRLVFTCCHPALGTEAQIALTLREVCELTTEEIAKAFLVPAPTLAQRIVRAKAKIRDSKIPFEVPDPVDLPGRLDAVLRTVYLVFNEGYSASSGDDLIRHDLVDEAVRLGRLLADLLPEPEVLGLLALMLSARARRAARLSPDGDIVLLEDQDRSLWDTAAITEASNLVQEAIRTQGYAAYTVQAAISVVHSEAPTYGDTDWNEIVGLYDVLLHMEPSPIVELNRAVAVAMRTGPEASLGTVERLIESGGLAEYHFAHAFAADLYARSGQREKAAAAFHRAIGLAPLEAERRLLQRKLDAL; via the coding sequence ATGAACTCCCGGGACGAGGAGACGCGAATCCGGATCGAAGAGGTCTTCCGGCTTGAATCGCGACGCGCGTTCGCCGTCCTCGTCCGGCATTTCGGCGACTTCGATCTGGCCGAGGACGCGCTTCAGGACGCCTTTCGCGCCGCGTTGGAGTCTTGGCCGCAGACCGGGCTCCCGGACCGGCCCTTGGCGTGGCTCGTCTCGACGGCACGGCACAAAGCGCTCGACGTCCTGCGGCGACGAGCGAGGACCGACGCCCTCACTCCCGCCGACGAAGCCCTTCTCGCGAACGACCCGACCTCGGACACGCCAGATCTCGGTACCGTCGGCGACGAGGTCTTGAGGCTCGTCTTCACGTGTTGCCATCCGGCCCTTGGCACGGAGGCCCAGATCGCGTTGACGCTGCGCGAGGTCTGTGAGTTGACGACCGAGGAGATCGCGAAGGCGTTCCTCGTTCCCGCCCCGACCCTTGCCCAACGCATCGTGCGGGCGAAAGCGAAGATCCGCGACTCGAAGATCCCGTTCGAGGTCCCCGATCCGGTCGACCTTCCCGGACGCTTGGACGCCGTCCTCCGGACGGTCTACCTCGTGTTCAACGAAGGCTATTCGGCGAGTTCTGGCGACGACCTGATCCGGCACGACCTTGTCGATGAAGCGGTCCGGCTCGGGCGGCTCTTGGCCGACTTGTTGCCGGAGCCTGAGGTCCTTGGGCTCCTCGCGTTGATGCTCTCGGCCCGGGCCAGGCGCGCCGCGCGGCTTTCGCCTGACGGAGACATCGTGCTTCTTGAAGACCAGGACCGTTCGCTCTGGGACACGGCTGCTATCACTGAAGCTTCGAACCTTGTCCAAGAAGCGATCCGGACCCAAGGTTATGCCGCGTACACTGTTCAAGCCGCGATCTCGGTCGTCCATAGCGAGGCGCCGACATATGGGGACACGGACTGGAACGAAATCGTGGGACTCTACGACGTGCTGCTGCACATGGAGCCTTCTCCGATCGTGGAACTCAACCGCGCCGTCGCGGTCGCCATGCGGACGGGCCCAGAGGCCTCGTTGGGCACGGTCGAACGCTTGATCGAGTCGGGCGGGCTCGCCGAGTACCACTTTGCGCACGCCTTCGCGGCCGACCTCTATGCGAGATCAGGGCAACGGGAGAAGGCTGCGGCGGCGTTCCACAGGGCCATCGGTCTGGCACCGCTCGAGGCGGAACGACGGCTCTTGCAGCGGAAACTCGACGCCCTTTGA
- a CDS encoding SRPBCC family protein, whose translation MTTEKITVATTIAAPIADVWHAYNSPEDIVRWNTPSDDWHTTKATVDLREGGEFCSRMEAKDGSMGFDFAGTYTKIVDNERIEYAFGERAALVEFLPGADAVTVRVTFDPEDQNSIEMQRGGWQAILDSFGRFVEARVQGA comes from the coding sequence ATGACCACCGAGAAGATCACTGTCGCCACGACCATCGCCGCTCCGATCGCCGACGTTTGGCACGCTTACAACTCGCCCGAGGACATCGTCCGATGGAACACACCGAGCGACGATTGGCACACGACCAAAGCGACAGTCGACCTGCGCGAAGGCGGAGAATTCTGTTCCCGCATGGAAGCGAAGGACGGCAGCATGGGCTTCGACTTCGCCGGCACGTACACCAAGATCGTGGACAACGAGCGGATCGAGTACGCCTTCGGCGAGCGGGCCGCGCTGGTCGAGTTCCTCCCTGGCGCCGATGCCGTCACCGTGCGCGTCACGTTCGACCCTGAAGATCAGAATTCGATCGAAATGCAGAGAGGCGGTTGGCAAGCCATCCTCGACAGCTTCGGTCGCTTCGTCGAAGCGCGGGTTCAGGGAGCATGA
- a CDS encoding YciI family protein, producing the protein MKYLCLVYLDEEHWSACPDDVCSAYGQSLAERGVLKAAEPLHPVEAATTVRMRNGRLTVTDGPFAETKEMLAGFYLVDAKDLNEAIRIAGDIPPAKYGSIEVRPVRDLKT; encoded by the coding sequence ATGAAGTACCTGTGCCTCGTCTACCTGGACGAGGAACATTGGAGCGCTTGCCCCGACGACGTGTGTTCTGCCTACGGGCAGAGCCTCGCCGAGCGTGGCGTCCTCAAGGCGGCCGAGCCTCTGCACCCGGTGGAGGCCGCGACGACCGTCCGGATGCGGAACGGCCGGTTGACGGTGACCGACGGCCCCTTCGCGGAGACGAAGGAGATGCTCGCCGGATTCTATCTCGTGGACGCCAAGGACCTGAACGAAGCGATCCGGATCGCGGGCGACATCCCGCCCGCCAAGTACGGTTCGATCGAGGTCCGACCCGTCCGCGACCTGAAGACCTGA
- a CDS encoding BON domain-containing protein, protein MTRHLIALAGALAIGTLTGCDNTAEGMKKDAQINGKNAEQAADEARSKADEAGKDMGAAVNLTPMIKSAIVADPSLNDPANQIDVDSSDEAVTLSGHVKSAELKSLAGDIAERAVKEKGGKQKVDNRLEVRPS, encoded by the coding sequence ATGACACGCCACCTTATCGCCCTGGCCGGGGCCCTCGCCATCGGAACCTTGACGGGTTGCGACAATACGGCGGAAGGCATGAAGAAGGACGCCCAGATCAACGGCAAGAACGCCGAACAAGCCGCCGACGAAGCCCGCTCGAAGGCTGACGAGGCCGGCAAGGACATGGGCGCCGCCGTCAACTTGACCCCGATGATCAAGTCCGCCATCGTCGCCGACCCGTCCCTTAACGACCCCGCCAACCAGATCGACGTCGATTCGAGCGATGAGGCCGTGACCCTCTCTGGCCACGTCAAGTCGGCCGAATTGAAGAGCCTCGCCGGTGACATCGCCGAGCGGGCCGTCAAGGAGAAGGGAGGAAAGCAGAAGGTCGACAACCGACTGGAGGTCCGGCCCTCCTGA
- a CDS encoding response regulator: MSNPVPVTVLAIEDDLAIRRLLKVSFENTEFRLLEAENAADGIDLIAKRRPDIVLLDIGLPDSDGMDVIKTVRSWSGVPILIVSGEGDEDRKVKALESGADDYVTKPFGVSELFARMKVALRHQMQAGNAVQEPVFASGDLTIDRAAREVTVRGERIHLTPIEFKLLLTLAKYAGKVVTHRQLLAEVWGEEYTEESQYLRVYMGYLRKKIEADPERPVLLLNEPRIGYRLVV, encoded by the coding sequence ATGTCGAACCCCGTACCTGTGACCGTCTTGGCCATCGAGGACGATCTCGCGATCCGACGCCTGCTCAAGGTGTCGTTCGAGAACACCGAGTTCCGACTCCTCGAGGCCGAGAACGCGGCCGACGGGATCGACCTGATCGCCAAGCGCCGTCCGGACATCGTGCTCCTGGACATCGGCCTTCCGGACTCGGACGGTATGGACGTCATCAAGACCGTCCGAAGCTGGTCGGGAGTCCCGATCCTCATCGTCAGCGGCGAGGGCGACGAGGACCGTAAAGTCAAGGCCCTCGAAAGCGGGGCCGACGACTATGTCACGAAGCCGTTCGGCGTGTCCGAGCTGTTCGCGCGCATGAAGGTCGCCCTCCGGCACCAAATGCAGGCCGGGAACGCGGTGCAGGAGCCCGTCTTCGCGTCCGGCGACCTCACGATCGACCGGGCCGCCCGCGAAGTGACGGTTCGAGGGGAGCGGATCCACTTGACGCCGATCGAGTTCAAGCTCCTCCTGACGCTCGCCAAATACGCAGGAAAAGTCGTGACCCACCGCCAGTTATTGGCGGAGGTTTGGGGCGAGGAGTACACCGAGGAGTCGCAGTACCTCCGCGTCTATATGGGTTATCTCCGCAAGAAGATCGAGGCCGACCCCGAGCGGCCCGTCCTGCTCCTCAACGAACCCCGGATCGGCTACCGTCTCGTCGTCTGA
- a CDS encoding RNA polymerase sigma factor — MEVIEKRATFERFMDSVKGRALAYALHLARNKEDAEDLVQEASMRAYRAFDPDSHVAVPDAWMKQIVRRCFLDMKRRRRRRPTTTSLEAIQDDNPYFDAADPKEQTDLLAINDAFSPQVRKALQTLTEEQRAIVIAALTEGETHAALSERFGCGVTTFRTRLHRAHRCLKRHLMTVDPSFRRPAESSFA, encoded by the coding sequence ATGGAAGTTATCGAAAAAAGAGCCACCTTCGAACGATTCATGGATTCGGTCAAGGGCCGCGCCCTCGCCTATGCACTGCATCTGGCCCGTAACAAGGAGGACGCCGAGGACCTGGTCCAGGAAGCTTCGATGAGGGCGTACCGCGCCTTTGACCCTGACAGCCACGTGGCCGTCCCCGACGCTTGGATGAAACAGATCGTCCGCCGCTGCTTCCTCGACATGAAGCGCCGCCGCCGCCGCCGACCGACCACGACGTCGCTCGAAGCCATCCAGGACGACAACCCCTATTTCGACGCCGCCGACCCGAAGGAGCAGACCGACCTCTTGGCGATCAACGACGCCTTTAGCCCCCAGGTCCGCAAGGCCCTTCAGACGTTGACCGAAGAACAGCGCGCGATCGTCATCGCCGCGTTGACGGAAGGCGAGACCCATGCGGCCTTGAGCGAACGGTTCGGGTGCGGGGTCACGACCTTTCGGACCCGGCTCCACCGGGCCCATCGATGCCTCAAGCGCCACTTGATGACGGTCGACCCGTCGTTCCGACGTCCGGCCGAAAGCTCGTTCGCTTGA
- a CDS encoding DUF1328 domain-containing protein, with the protein MLYWTAVFFIIALVAAFFGFGGIAGASAGIAQILFIAFLVLAVVSLLLRGRVNT; encoded by the coding sequence ATGCTCTACTGGACCGCCGTGTTCTTCATCATCGCGCTCGTCGCCGCCTTCTTTGGCTTCGGCGGCATCGCTGGCGCCTCGGCCGGAATCGCGCAGATCCTCTTCATCGCGTTCCTGGTCCTAGCCGTCGTCTCCCTCCTTTTGCGGGGCCGAGTGAACACCTGA
- a CDS encoding response regulator has product MNDLLYRIWSGPKWLHYALAVFATLLAGLVRVQLSPVLGGNARFIFFTVPIALAAFVGGLVPGLLASAIALWIGFLWIGPSRSVDPFDTWLQVVSICVTWLFLCVVCDLMRIAAVRYRKAERERDTTRQQLDAILDGVSDGFFAVDNQWHIVHTNRAFREIVGRDNAEVGAPIWELTSGARSPFYRSMFETAKRNGDSLAIDVPEPGGSRWFHLRAFPNADGMFVYVQDVTTRKQLELDRERILANERRARSEAEAASRIKDEFVATLSHELRSPLTTILGWSELLRKRQGLDSTTVEGLGAIERSTRLQAQLIDDLLDMSRIQSGKLRLDLQIVDLGEIVAEAVRSAKLAADNKSISIELRTEAGEVFSRGDPSRLTQIVMNLVSNSVKFTPRNGHIEVQLDVEGSMAVVRVTDDGEGIDPKMLHVIFDRFRQADSSTTRKHGGLGLGLSIVKQLTELHGGTVEAMSDGAGKGTTMTVRLPVAAYYRHADTGMGRSDRARPDLSGAEILVVDDDESTRGLLGIVLMECGATVRSAASAQEAIELLGQGAPDVLLSDIGMPDMDGLQMIARIRAMDSEPQKTVPAIALTAFAREKDRAMSKEAGYDTHLSKPVDADELIDAIAELLASRKWRAD; this is encoded by the coding sequence TTGAACGACCTTTTGTACAGGATCTGGTCGGGCCCGAAATGGCTCCATTACGCGCTTGCGGTCTTCGCGACTTTGCTCGCCGGATTGGTCAGGGTGCAGCTCAGTCCTGTCCTCGGTGGAAACGCCCGCTTCATCTTTTTCACCGTCCCGATCGCGCTGGCCGCCTTCGTCGGGGGACTCGTCCCGGGCTTGCTCGCGTCAGCGATCGCACTTTGGATCGGCTTTCTCTGGATCGGCCCATCGCGGTCCGTCGACCCCTTCGACACTTGGTTGCAGGTCGTGTCGATCTGCGTGACGTGGCTCTTTCTCTGCGTGGTCTGCGACCTTATGCGGATCGCGGCGGTCCGGTATCGCAAGGCCGAACGGGAACGCGATACGACGCGACAGCAGTTAGACGCCATCCTCGACGGGGTGTCCGACGGGTTCTTCGCCGTCGACAATCAGTGGCACATCGTCCACACGAACCGTGCGTTCCGCGAGATCGTCGGACGGGACAATGCGGAAGTCGGCGCTCCGATCTGGGAACTGACGTCCGGAGCACGCAGCCCCTTCTACCGCTCGATGTTCGAGACGGCCAAGAGGAACGGCGACAGTCTAGCGATCGACGTTCCAGAACCGGGAGGCAGCCGTTGGTTCCATTTGCGAGCGTTTCCTAACGCGGACGGCATGTTCGTCTATGTGCAGGACGTCACGACGCGCAAACAGCTCGAACTCGACCGCGAGAGGATCCTGGCCAACGAAAGGCGGGCCCGAAGCGAAGCAGAAGCCGCCAGCCGGATCAAAGACGAGTTCGTCGCGACGTTGTCCCACGAACTCCGCTCACCCTTGACGACGATCCTAGGATGGTCGGAACTCCTCCGCAAGCGGCAGGGGCTCGATTCGACGACGGTCGAGGGCCTCGGTGCGATCGAACGCAGCACCCGGCTCCAAGCCCAGCTGATCGACGACCTCCTCGATATGAGCCGCATTCAATCAGGAAAACTGCGTCTCGACCTCCAGATCGTCGACCTCGGAGAGATCGTCGCCGAAGCCGTCCGGTCGGCCAAGCTCGCCGCCGACAACAAGAGCATTTCGATCGAATTGCGGACCGAAGCGGGCGAAGTGTTCAGCCGTGGAGACCCGTCGCGTCTGACCCAGATCGTCATGAACCTCGTTTCGAATTCCGTCAAGTTCACTCCGCGTAACGGTCATATCGAGGTCCAATTGGACGTGGAAGGCTCGATGGCCGTCGTGCGGGTCACGGACGACGGGGAAGGCATCGATCCCAAGATGCTCCATGTGATCTTTGACCGTTTCCGCCAGGCCGATTCCTCGACGACGCGGAAGCACGGCGGGCTCGGCCTTGGCCTCTCGATCGTCAAGCAACTGACCGAACTTCACGGTGGGACCGTCGAGGCCATGAGCGACGGTGCCGGAAAGGGGACGACCATGACGGTCCGGCTGCCCGTGGCGGCGTACTACCGGCATGCGGACACGGGAATGGGCCGGAGCGACCGGGCGAGGCCCGACCTGTCAGGGGCCGAGATTCTGGTCGTCGACGACGACGAATCGACAAGGGGCCTCTTGGGCATCGTGCTGATGGAGTGCGGCGCAACGGTCCGCTCGGCCGCGTCGGCGCAAGAAGCGATCGAGCTACTCGGACAAGGGGCGCCCGACGTGCTCCTGAGCGACATCGGGATGCCCGATATGGACGGCCTACAGATGATCGCCCGCATCCGGGCCATGGACTCGGAACCTCAGAAGACCGTGCCCGCCATCGCGTTGACCGCCTTTGCACGGGAGAAGGACCGGGCGATGTCGAAGGAGGCCGGCTATGACACCCACCTGTCCAAGCCGGTCGACGCGGACGAACTGATCGACGCCATCGCCGAGTTGCTGGCGTCTCGAAAGTGGCGGGCGGACTGA